The genomic region TCCGTGCAACGCCGCGCTCAGACCCCAAAGCTTTTGAATGGTCTGTTCGGCGCCGGAAATGACCACGGTGTCAAAGCCGAACAGAAATCCCGCCAGCGCGGAGGTGACGGACCAGAAGAAGATTCGCCGTTTCATGGTTTGATCAGTTCAACACAGTCCAGACCGAACACATATTTCGCGCCCGTGGCCGCGGCGCAAACACAAGCGAAGAGTTGGGGGGAGGCGTTCATGGCTGCCGGCTATTGCCACGCCGACTTGAGTTCATAAACCGCCACCGAAACGATGCCGGCGCGACCGCCCAGACAGGAAAGTTTCAGACGCCGATTCTCGGGCGAAAGCGCTTTGGCCATCGGCAAATAAAGCGTGCCGTCGCCACCAAAAACATCCACTGACGCGCGATCCACGAAGCAGTGCAGTGTGATTTTGCCAGCTTGCGGCGCCAGCGCGGCCTGGCTGCCCAGGCAGGAAAGAGTTTGCGCCTTCACATCATAAATGACCGGCACGCCGCGCAGCTCGAGCGTGATTTTCTGGGCGTCGCCCACGGAAAGTTGCGCCTCGATCTCCAGTAAATCGCCCGTGATGTTTGCCAGCGGATTGTCTCCCGGCACGAATGTTTGCGGTTTGAGGCGGTGTGTTTTCTGGCGGAGCGATTTGAGTTCGCGCACCGGCTGGACCGTCAGCTCCGGACCGGCAGGAGCGTCCCGAAGCGCCAGTTCCACCGGCAAACCCATCATCTGGTTGAAGGGCATGCCGCGGAAAATTTCGCCGTCGGGCAGCCGGCCCCAAGGAATCAAAATGCAGCGGCCATCGCCAGGCGGAATGTCGGAAAAAACCTGCGACGCATACCAGCAGTTGCCATTTTGCAAACGGCGCGGCGGCGTCTCGGGAACGAATTGCCGGCCGTCAAACCGGCCCACCACATAGACGCCATTCGCGCCGTAAAAAACCCAGCGCAACGACCGCGCATCGCCCGCCAACGGCAGCGCAAAGAAATTCGGACACTCCGCATCGCCGGGCAGCGTGAAGTCCTGAAGCTTGGTCCACTGCTTCAAATCGCGGGATTCAAAGAGCGCGTAGTCGTGCTGATAGAGGTAGAGCGCCATCACCCATTTCTGCCCCGGCGCAAACCAGACGACTTTGGGATCGCGGTTTTCGGCGGCGAGGTGTCCGAGCACGGGATTGTTCCCGTATTTGGTCCACGTGCGGCCGCGATCGTTGCTGTAGGCGAGACCCTGGGTGAAGGGGTGCCCCGCCGCAGTGAACATCGCGACCAGCGCCGGTTTTCGGCCAGTTTGAAAGCCGGCCGTGTTGTGCCAGTCCACCACCGCCGAACCGGAATACATCGTGCCGTGTTCATCCGGATACAGGGCCTCGGGCAGTTCCCGCCAATGAACCAGATCCCGGCTGGCCGCGTGGCCCCAGTGCATGTTGCCCCAATTCCAGCCGTAGGGATTGTGCTGATAGAACAAATGATATTCGCCCTCGAAATAAACGAGGCCGTTGGGGTCGTTCAACCAGCCGCGCCGGGACGTGAAATGAAACTGCGGCCGGCGCGCTTCATGATATAAATCACCCGCCTCCTTGAGTGTGGGGGATTGTTCGATGGCGCGCAGCCCCGCAGAATCCTCGGCCAGCCGGTCCACCTTCACGGTGAGGGTTTTGCCGCGATACGGAGCGGCATCCCAAAATGCCCACCAATCCGGCCGGCCATCCGCCAGTTCGATGTCGAAGCGCGTCTGCTCCCGGCCGTCCACCAGCAAGGTCACCCGCTTCTTCGGCGCGCCGTTCTTCACGGGAAAATTCAGATACGGTTGCTGAATCAAAATCTCCCGTGTGACGTCCCGCTGGATGACGGGCGCGACGATCCGCCGGTCACTTTGAACAATTTGGTCCACGTTGATGTGGCCCCAGCCGCCGGTCGCATCATCCACAATCTCCAGCGCGACGCTTCGCCCCAGCAAATCACCAACCTCCCATTGCCCGGGTTGCAGGCGCTCGCTGCCGCCGGGCTCGACGTTCGGACCGGTGGCGGTGCGGACCGCCTTTCCATCCGCCAGCAGATTCAGGCAGGTCTTGCCCTCCCATCCGCCGCCGCCGATCAGAAACTGGAGATAATGCCGTTCGATTTTGAACGGCGGCGAAGTCAGTCGCCCGGTGGAACCGTCTCCGCCCCGGAACGAGTTCACCAAACCAGCGCCTTGATAGCCGTCCACGGGCATTTGGTTGGGCAGGGTGCCGCGGGCGGGCGCGTTGC from Verrucomicrobiia bacterium harbors:
- a CDS encoding glycoside hydrolase family 32 protein, with product MIKPSNPRARRSWRQIAGTALLIGGLGFRTAWAQSPDIVVADFEGTNYGAWQVTGAAFGNAPARGTLPNQMPVDGYQGAGLVNSFRGGDGSTGRLTSPPFKIERHYLQFLIGGGGWEGKTCLNLLADGKAVRTATGPNVEPGGSERLQPGQWEVGDLLGRSVALEIVDDATGGWGHINVDQIVQSDRRIVAPVIQRDVTREILIQQPYLNFPVKNGAPKKRVTLLVDGREQTRFDIELADGRPDWWAFWDAAPYRGKTLTVKVDRLAEDSAGLRAIEQSPTLKEAGDLYHEARRPQFHFTSRRGWLNDPNGLVYFEGEYHLFYQHNPYGWNWGNMHWGHAASRDLVHWRELPEALYPDEHGTMYSGSAVVDWHNTAGFQTGRKPALVAMFTAAGHPFTQGLAYSNDRGRTWTKYGNNPVLGHLAAENRDPKVVWFAPGQKWVMALYLYQHDYALFESRDLKQWTKLQDFTLPGDAECPNFFALPLAGDARSLRWVFYGANGVYVVGRFDGRQFVPETPPRRLQNGNCWYASQVFSDIPPGDGRCILIPWGRLPDGEIFRGMPFNQMMGLPVELALRDAPAGPELTVQPVRELKSLRQKTHRLKPQTFVPGDNPLANITGDLLEIEAQLSVGDAQKITLELRGVPVIYDVKAQTLSCLGSQAALAPQAGKITLHCFVDRASVDVFGGDGTLYLPMAKALSPENRRLKLSCLGGRAGIVSVAVYELKSAWQ